A part of Arthrobacter dokdonellae genomic DNA contains:
- a CDS encoding sugar ABC transporter substrate-binding protein: MAGLSLAGCSSGPAPSGSSGASGNAITLWTHNAGNPAELAADQKIVTAFNASQSKYKVNVQAFPQASYNQSVVAAAAAGKLPCVLDIDGPTVPDWAWAKYLAPLELGSSIANQLPSTVGKWNGKVYAVGYYDVALAMFARKSVLADAGIRIPTVSDPWTGTEFNAALAALKKTGKWAAPLDLGTSGTGEWWTYAYSPMLQSFGGDLVNRSDYQSADGALNGPAAVKWATWMRGLVTQGIIAQKSGADANADLINNKTAIEYSGSWAAAPLSKALGSDLAVLPAVNFGAGPKIGGGSWEWGMTNSCGNKAAATAYLKFSLQPRYQTGVAVAAGTIPADQSPASLKLDPSYGPGGTNEIFAKMSSKFAELRPPTPAYPFISTTFTTAAQNILAGADAKSTLDQAVQSIDANIKTNNGYK, translated from the coding sequence GTGGCCGGTCTTTCGCTCGCTGGATGCAGTTCCGGCCCTGCGCCCTCCGGCTCTTCGGGCGCGTCCGGCAACGCGATCACGCTGTGGACGCACAACGCGGGCAACCCGGCCGAACTGGCGGCGGATCAAAAGATCGTGACCGCTTTCAACGCCAGCCAGAGCAAATACAAGGTCAATGTCCAGGCTTTCCCGCAGGCCTCCTACAACCAGTCGGTGGTCGCCGCCGCGGCCGCGGGGAAGCTCCCCTGCGTGCTGGACATTGACGGCCCGACGGTGCCTGACTGGGCCTGGGCAAAATATCTGGCTCCACTGGAGCTGGGATCCTCGATCGCCAACCAGTTGCCCAGCACGGTGGGCAAGTGGAATGGCAAGGTTTACGCGGTGGGCTACTACGACGTGGCCTTGGCCATGTTCGCCCGGAAGTCCGTGCTCGCCGATGCTGGCATTAGGATTCCCACCGTTTCGGATCCCTGGACCGGAACTGAATTCAACGCCGCCCTGGCCGCACTGAAAAAGACCGGGAAGTGGGCCGCGCCATTGGACCTGGGCACCAGCGGAACCGGTGAATGGTGGACGTACGCCTACTCCCCGATGCTGCAAAGCTTTGGTGGCGACCTGGTCAACCGCTCCGACTATCAAAGCGCCGATGGGGCCCTTAACGGTCCTGCCGCCGTCAAGTGGGCGACGTGGATGCGCGGGCTGGTCACCCAGGGCATCATCGCCCAAAAATCGGGTGCGGATGCGAATGCCGATCTGATCAACAACAAAACCGCCATCGAGTACAGCGGTTCCTGGGCGGCCGCGCCGCTCTCCAAGGCACTGGGCAGCGACCTCGCCGTCCTTCCGGCGGTGAACTTCGGCGCCGGTCCGAAGATCGGTGGCGGCTCCTGGGAGTGGGGCATGACCAACAGCTGTGGAAACAAGGCCGCGGCCACCGCCTACCTGAAATTCTCCCTTCAGCCCCGGTACCAAACCGGAGTCGCCGTCGCTGCCGGCACCATCCCTGCCGACCAGTCCCCCGCCTCGCTGAAACTCGACCCCAGCTACGGCCCGGGCGGAACGAACGAGATCTTCGCAAAGATGTCCAGCAAGTTCGCCGAACTGCGTCCCCCGACACCGGCGTACCCGTTCATCTCCACCACGTTTACGACCGCGGCCCAGAACATCCTTGCCGGGGCCGATGCCAAGAGCACCCTTGACCAGGCCGTTCAGAGCATTGATGCCAACATCAAGACAAACAACGGCTACAAGTAG
- a CDS encoding carbohydrate ABC transporter permease produces MATTTTTSAHAQSTAVGKRPRAPRHILATVAKTVLALVFVLPIIFMFISSLKPDSQIFADLGSLKAFLPVGHISFANYTDVFSRVPILQFLMNSVGISAVTVILGLLVNSLAAFALSRMRIRGKRIILTLIIATLVVPFETLALPLVWWVNQLPWLQINGFDLSLTHGWLDTYRVQIIPFIANAFSVYLFHQYFDSIPKELDEAARMDGAGWFTIYRKILMPLSGPAIATVAILTFLPAWNSYLWPIMVIQSENLRPVMVGVEYFYQLNVAWGQIMAYTTMITLPILVLFIAFQRSFVNSIASTGVKG; encoded by the coding sequence ATGGCTACCACCACAACAACATCCGCCCACGCCCAGTCCACAGCAGTCGGCAAGCGCCCTCGCGCACCCCGCCACATCCTTGCCACCGTCGCCAAAACCGTCCTGGCCCTGGTCTTCGTGCTTCCCATCATCTTCATGTTCATCTCCTCGCTCAAGCCGGACTCACAAATATTCGCCGATCTGGGCTCCCTGAAGGCCTTCCTGCCCGTCGGACACATCTCCTTCGCCAATTACACCGACGTCTTTAGCCGGGTGCCGATCCTGCAGTTCCTGATGAACTCAGTCGGCATTTCCGCCGTCACAGTCATTTTGGGATTGCTGGTGAACTCGCTGGCCGCCTTTGCGCTTTCCCGCATGCGGATACGGGGCAAAAGGATCATTCTCACATTGATCATTGCCACACTGGTCGTTCCGTTCGAGACCCTCGCACTGCCGCTGGTCTGGTGGGTCAACCAACTTCCCTGGCTGCAGATCAATGGATTCGACCTGTCCCTCACGCACGGCTGGCTTGACACCTACCGGGTCCAAATCATTCCCTTCATCGCCAACGCCTTCTCCGTCTACCTCTTCCACCAATACTTCGACAGTATTCCCAAGGAACTCGACGAAGCAGCAAGAATGGACGGCGCCGGCTGGTTCACCATTTACCGCAAGATCCTCATGCCGCTCTCCGGGCCCGCCATTGCGACCGTTGCCATTTTGACATTCCTCCCGGCCTGGAACTCATACCTGTGGCCCATCATGGTCATCCAATCCGAGAACCTGCGTCCGGTCATGGTCGGCGTCGAATACTTCTATCAGCTCAACGTGGCTTGGGGACAAATCATGGCCTACACCACCATGATCACCCTGCCCATCCTTGTCCTGTTCATCGCCTTCCAGCGCTCGTTCGTCAACAGCATCGCCAGCACCGGCGTCAAAGGCTGA
- a CDS encoding LacI family DNA-binding transcriptional regulator has translation MSSRVGIRQVAKAAGVSVTTVSHALNDVGGARVSEETRQRVQAVAREMNYAPNRLASGLRNQRSGTIGFISDEISTTPFAGRMILGAQEAAKKKGLLLLLLNTAGDVEVEEAEIRALLQHQVDGIVYATMYHRQVDVPELLSGIPTVLADASAPGARVSSVVPDEERGARSAVSELLAAGHRRIGFVTNEDNIPATRQRLAGYKAALRDYGVAYEPSLVVAHRSTAAGGFNAAAHLLSLDDSPTALFCFNDQMAMGAYQAAAVAGLSIPADLSVIGFDNLEIIAGNLLPALTTMQLPHYEMGVWAIEQLEQEIARPAGPDDSVKQVLLDCPLVRRDSVAPPSR, from the coding sequence ATGAGCAGCAGGGTAGGGATACGTCAGGTGGCGAAGGCTGCGGGGGTGTCGGTGACCACGGTGTCCCATGCGCTTAACGACGTCGGCGGCGCCCGTGTCAGTGAGGAGACCAGACAGCGGGTCCAGGCGGTGGCCCGGGAAATGAACTATGCACCCAACCGGCTGGCCAGTGGATTGCGCAATCAGCGTTCCGGGACCATCGGATTCATCAGCGATGAAATTTCCACAACACCCTTCGCGGGGCGGATGATTCTTGGTGCGCAGGAAGCGGCCAAGAAGAAGGGCCTGTTGCTGCTGCTGCTGAACACCGCGGGTGACGTTGAGGTTGAGGAAGCGGAGATCAGGGCACTGCTCCAGCACCAGGTCGATGGGATCGTCTACGCCACGATGTACCACCGCCAGGTGGACGTTCCCGAACTGCTCAGCGGCATCCCCACGGTCCTGGCGGACGCCTCGGCTCCGGGGGCGCGGGTCTCCTCCGTGGTGCCGGATGAGGAGCGCGGCGCACGCAGTGCTGTGTCCGAGTTGTTGGCCGCAGGGCACCGGCGGATCGGATTCGTCACGAACGAGGACAACATTCCAGCAACCAGGCAGCGCCTGGCAGGCTACAAGGCGGCCTTACGGGACTACGGGGTCGCGTATGAGCCTTCCCTGGTAGTCGCGCACCGGTCCACGGCCGCTGGCGGCTTCAATGCGGCCGCCCATCTTTTATCGCTGGATGACAGCCCCACTGCCCTGTTCTGCTTCAATGACCAGATGGCCATGGGCGCCTATCAGGCCGCTGCGGTGGCAGGGCTGAGCATTCCCGCCGATCTGTCAGTCATTGGTTTCGACAACTTGGAGATCATCGCCGGCAATCTCCTTCCAGCACTGACCACTATGCAACTTCCCCACTACGAAATGGGCGTCTGGGCCATAGAGCAGCTGGAACAGGAAATTGCCCGGCCCGCCGGTCCTGACGATTCCGTGAAGCAGGTCCTGCTGGACTGCCCCCTGGTACGTCGCGACTCGGTCGCCCCACCTTCCCGGTAG
- a CDS encoding carbohydrate ABC transporter permease, translating to MVAPALILLALFIFIPALLAFVLAFTNAQLISPNPIQFTGLTNFIQLFHDPVFYRSLVNTLYFAVVVVPVQAGAALVMAILVNTKTRGTSFFRTIYFLPVVTSMVVVSMLWLFMYQQHGLINQVIHQLSFGLVTGPDWLNNPATSMPAIILMSVWQGVGFHMIIWLSGLQTIAPDLYEAASLDGVTPWQRFRYVTWPGLRNTRALVLVTITIQALSLFTQVSVMTQGGPLYSTTTMVYEAVQTGYQQQQTSYASAISLVFFALVLIVAAIQRFLTREKA from the coding sequence ATGGTCGCCCCGGCCCTGATCCTGCTGGCGCTGTTCATCTTCATCCCGGCACTGCTTGCCTTCGTGCTGGCCTTCACCAATGCCCAGCTCATCTCGCCAAACCCCATCCAATTCACGGGACTGACGAACTTCATCCAGCTTTTCCATGACCCCGTGTTTTACCGGTCCCTGGTGAACACGCTGTATTTCGCCGTCGTTGTCGTCCCGGTGCAGGCCGGCGCGGCACTGGTCATGGCCATCCTGGTCAACACCAAGACCCGCGGCACCAGCTTCTTCCGCACCATCTATTTCCTGCCCGTGGTGACCTCAATGGTGGTCGTTTCCATGCTCTGGCTGTTCATGTACCAGCAACACGGCCTGATCAACCAGGTCATCCACCAGCTCAGCTTCGGCCTGGTGACCGGGCCTGACTGGCTCAACAACCCCGCAACGTCGATGCCCGCCATCATCTTGATGTCCGTCTGGCAAGGTGTCGGCTTCCACATGATCATCTGGCTTTCCGGACTCCAAACCATTGCCCCGGACCTGTACGAGGCGGCCTCGCTTGACGGTGTCACGCCGTGGCAGCGTTTTCGCTACGTCACCTGGCCGGGGCTGCGCAACACCCGCGCCCTGGTTCTGGTGACCATCACCATCCAAGCGTTGAGCCTGTTCACCCAGGTCAGTGTCATGACCCAGGGCGGTCCGCTCTACTCCACGACGACCATGGTGTACGAAGCCGTCCAGACCGGCTACCAGCAGCAACAAACCAGCTACGCGTCGGCCATTTCACTGGTCTTCTTCGCCCTGGTCCTCATCGTCGCCGCCATCCAGCGGTTCCTCACCCGAGAAAAGGCCTGA
- a CDS encoding carbohydrate kinase family protein, producing MPHHPPPDGVPEKNVMVVGEALTDIVHTPHGSTEHPGGSPANVAYGLARLGVSTSLLTALAPDPRGKTIRRHLTDAGVRLLPESCSLARTSTATATIAPDGSASYAFDTTWQLPSTEDLPTPLLLHTGSIATFLEPGAATLRALLGRLHGTCRISYDPNIRPSLLGSQAHARCTFEDTAALSDVVKLSQEDAIWLYPDSEQHDVIDTILRLGVELVVVTDGAARAILATRKHRVTVHAVRTKVVDTIGAGDSYMAALIAGLLDTDPGTLPPPALASLGQMAATAAAITVSRRGAQPPTAAELNLPENQARIPAAG from the coding sequence ATGCCCCACCACCCGCCCCCCGACGGAGTGCCCGAAAAGAACGTGATGGTGGTCGGTGAAGCGCTCACCGACATCGTCCACACCCCCCACGGATCAACCGAACATCCCGGCGGTTCCCCGGCCAACGTCGCCTACGGGCTCGCCCGCCTGGGAGTCTCCACATCGCTCCTCACAGCCCTGGCCCCGGATCCCCGCGGCAAAACCATCCGCCGCCACCTCACCGATGCCGGGGTGAGGCTGCTGCCCGAATCCTGCTCCCTGGCCAGAACGTCAACAGCCACCGCAACCATCGCCCCCGACGGCTCCGCCAGCTACGCCTTCGATACCACCTGGCAGCTGCCATCAACCGAAGACCTTCCCACACCACTGTTACTGCACACCGGATCCATAGCCACATTCCTGGAACCCGGAGCGGCTACCCTGCGCGCTCTGCTCGGGCGCCTTCACGGCACCTGCCGCATTAGCTACGACCCGAACATTCGTCCTTCCCTGCTCGGATCGCAAGCACACGCCAGATGCACCTTCGAGGACACCGCAGCCCTGAGCGACGTGGTCAAGCTCAGCCAGGAGGACGCCATCTGGCTCTACCCTGACTCCGAGCAGCACGACGTCATTGACACCATCCTGCGGCTGGGCGTGGAGCTGGTTGTCGTCACCGACGGGGCGGCCCGAGCAATCCTCGCCACGCGCAAACACCGGGTGACCGTCCACGCCGTGCGCACCAAAGTAGTGGACACCATCGGCGCCGGCGACTCCTACATGGCCGCACTGATCGCGGGCCTACTGGATACCGACCCGGGCACCCTCCCACCCCCGGCCCTCGCCTCACTGGGGCAAATGGCAGCCACCGCTGCTGCGATCACCGTCAGCAGGCGCGGAGCCCAGCCGCCAACGGCCGCGGAACTGAACCTGCCAGAAAACCAGGCACGCATCCCGGCTGCCGGCTAA